One Sebastes umbrosus isolate fSebUmb1 chromosome 6, fSebUmb1.pri, whole genome shotgun sequence DNA window includes the following coding sequences:
- the LOC119490511 gene encoding uncharacterized protein LOC119490511, translating to MFKRGFGTALALLAVVVSPLLLECSTGCQMKEVDGGNKNDHVGADCPVRLTSVLPQKSRDSYSEFVTVHVWMKTDDFCKAPKIEIVVWTPPYTEKEIIRPVRTRKRLKKCDNEIQPGETEVRCVSRVTQPRSDTRFALWELVHNCVKAEADGVVSVSYSTTSTNCSVNYTVPDPVPDFDLSVNQSSKSISVTVEPGDKVHARWCYQKDAGHCSSDSKLITIDPSQSRSALLNIPYLLPCVCVEVFYTRTDSKRQKKCPFQNDSLTDVGDVWLSSEVTPFESSLMWRSKCDLKVSASLCWRQHEHLCTPVLNSTLEEENDDETSLVYNTSAVDKHPQMCVQFSRQGSHHIHCPFQADMSSWEVYIEPGRQSVSLYLTSFVPAKFSAQLCVLNKRGCTPMGQVHSVTMEENTAETRINVPLHFHAGKPCVQVWQSDPALRGRRILCPDYTHNRCGMYAVAALILVAIVASLGILIHRLTKSGAAGWLCIQEPVLLVCSSEQSAHVSAVCALASILQGELSAKVHMALWAQSSQKQAGTGTGTGVADLGPLPWLYGQWEAVRKAQGKVLIIWSPGATNTYEKWKEERAKIDENERKMDDYSKAEVRHEKIRVEIEEVLKPNGRKHKKEKAAGKKGVKLCDDKDWYTQREPSTVIAPVFTAALACLEGALQEDKGQGVALVYFQGLCHSRDIPKAFRGVPRYCLPQDFRGLIQELGGMRRQTKTGKFRWHCWPRLLSKVLSIWLARQLAQRLQKLLPQTKGKKMQELSVTPSANMMSDKSRFKLPLAANMARLGTVQEHEPLH from the exons atgtTTAAACGAGGTTTCGGCACCGCGCTGGCACTTCTGGCCGTCGTGGTGTCCCCACTGCTGCTGGAATGCTCCACAGGATGTCAG ATGAAGGAAGTTGATGGAGGAAATAAAAATG ATCATGTTGGGGCAGACTGCCCTGTGAGACTGACCTCAGTCCTGCCTCAGAAGTCTAGGGACAGTTACTCTGAATTTGTCACTGTCCATGTCTGGATGAAGACTGATG ACTTCTGCAAGGCCCCAAAGATTGAAATTGTTGTCTGGACCCCTCCCTACACAGAAAAAGAGATAATTAGGCCTGTGAGAACAAGGAAAAGACTAAAAAAG TGTGACAATGAAATACAACCGGGTGAAACAGAAGTCAGGTGTGTCAGCCGTGTCACGCAACCACGAAGCGATACCAGATTTGCTCTG tggGAGCTGGTACATAATTGTGTCAAGGCTGAAGCAGATGGTGTTGTTTCCGTGTCCTACagcacaacatcaacaaactgCAGTGTCAATTACACAGTACCAG ATCCCGTACCAGACTTTGATCTGTCTGTGAACCAGTCGTCTAAATCCATCTCTGTCACCGTGGAGCCTGGAGACAAAGTTCACGCCAGATGGTGTTACCAAAAAGATGCAGGGCACTGCAGTTCAGACTCCAAACTAATAACT ATTGATCCATCTCAGTCTCGATCCGCTCTCCTTAACATCCCCTACCTgctgccctgtgtgtgtgtggag GTATTTTACACCCGCACAGACTCCAAGCGACAAAAGAAGTGCCCTTTTCAAAATGACAGCCTCACAG ATGTCGGAGATGTTTGGCTGTCCTCTGAAGTCACGCCGTTCGAGTCAAGTTTGATGTGGCGCTCCAAGTGCGACCTGAAGGTCTCTGCCTCCCTCTGCTGGAGGCAACACGAACACCTCTGCACACCTGTACTCAACTCCAcactggaggaggagaacgaCGATGAAACAAGCCTG GTATATAACACATCTGCAGTGGACAAACACCCTCAGATGTGTGTGCAG TTTTCTCGACAAGGCAGTCATCACATCCATTGCCCCTTCCAGGCTG ATATGTCTTCATGGGAGGTGTATATTGAACCAGGCAGGCAGAGTGTGTCTTTGTATCTCACTTCTTTCGTTCCTGCAAAGTTCTCGGCTCAACTCTGTGTCCTTAATAAGAGAGGATGTACACCCATGGGCCAGGTCCACTCAGTGACAATG GAAGAGAATACTGCTGAGACGAGGATAAATGTGCCTCTTCATTTTCATGCTGGGAAGCCGTGTGTGCAG GTGTGGCAGTCGGATCCTGCTCTTCGTGGTAGAAGAATTCTGTGTCCGGACT ACACGCACAACAGATGTGGCATGTATGCTGTGGCAGCTTTGATATTAGTGGCTATTGTTGCATCGCTGGGAATTCTCATTCACCGTCTCACCAAGAGTGGAGCTGCAG GTTGGCTCTGTATCCAGGAGCCAGTCTTGCTGGTGTGCTCATCAGAGCAGTCAGCCCACGTCTCTGCCGTGTGTGCATTAGCCTCAATCCTACAGGGGGAACTAAGTGCCAAAGTGCACATGGCATTGTGGGCCCAAAGCTCACAAAAGCAGGCtgggaccgggaccgggaccggaGTGGCAGATCTGGGTCCACTCCCCTGGCTGTACGGGCAGTGGGAAGCCGTGCGTAAGGCACAAGGAAAAGTGTTGATTATTTGGAGCCCTGGAGCCACAAATACCTATGAGAagtggaaggaggagagggcaAAGATTGATGAgaatgagagaaaaatggaCGATTACAGCAAAGCAGAGGTGAGACATGAGAAAATAAGAGTAGAGATTGAAGAGGTTTTGAAAccaaatggaagaaaacacaaaaaagagaaagctgcaggaaaaaaaggtgtaaaattATGTGATGATAAAGACTGGTACACCCAGAGGGAGCCCTCTACAGTGATCGCACCAGTGTTTACGGCTGCTCTGGCCTGCCTAGAGGGGGCGCTGCAGGAGGACAAAGGTCAAGGAGTGGCCCTTGTCTACTTCCAGGGTCTTTGCCACAGCAGGGACATCCCAAAGGCCTTCAGAGGTGTCCCTCGGTACTGCTTACCGCAGGATTTCCGGGGTTTGATACAGGAGCTGGGAGGGATGAGAAGACAGACAAAAACTGGTAAATTCAGGTGGCACTGCTGGCCCAGGCTCCTGTCTAAAGTGCTGTCAATATGGCTAGCACGGCAGCTAGCCCAAAGACTACAGAAACTGCTGCCTCAGAcgaaaggaaagaaaatgcaAGAGC